From the genome of Gracilibacillus salitolerans, one region includes:
- the mnmE gene encoding tRNA uridine-5-carboxymethylaminomethyl(34) synthesis GTPase MnmE produces MEKDTIAAISTPIGEGAIAIVRLSGEDAIAISNKIFEGKDLEKVESHTIHYGKMIDTATNEMMEEVMVTVMRAPKTFTKEDVVEINCHGGLASVNRLLEHVLFHGARLAEPGEFTKRAFLNGRIDLSQAEAVMDLIRAKTDKAMNIALKQLDGKLSKLVHQLRQKLIETVAHVEVNIDYPEYDDVEEMSHQMLKEQTEEVYREVERLLSMAKQGKILREGIATAIIGRPNVGKSSLLNAFVQETKAIVTDIPGTTRDVIEEYVNVRGIPLRLVDTAGIRETEDIVERIGVERSRQALKESDLILLVLNYGEELTEEDRNLFKAVEGLEYIVIVNKTDLDQKLQLEEVKHLAGDQKVITTTLIEDKGMDALEDAIANTFFAGDLDSGDLTYVSNVRHIQLLQQTLKALEEAIDAMDADMPIDLVQIDVTRAWELLGEIVGDTMQDSLIDQLFSQFCLGK; encoded by the coding sequence GTGGAAAAAGATACAATAGCAGCAATATCGACACCGATAGGAGAAGGAGCAATTGCGATTGTACGATTGAGTGGAGAGGATGCAATTGCTATAAGTAATAAAATTTTTGAAGGGAAAGATCTCGAAAAAGTCGAATCCCATACGATACATTATGGAAAAATGATCGATACGGCAACTAATGAAATGATGGAAGAAGTAATGGTTACCGTCATGCGTGCGCCAAAAACGTTTACGAAAGAAGATGTAGTTGAAATAAACTGTCATGGTGGGCTGGCATCTGTGAATCGATTATTAGAACATGTCTTATTCCACGGTGCACGTTTGGCAGAGCCTGGAGAGTTTACTAAACGCGCATTCCTTAATGGACGCATTGATTTATCACAAGCAGAAGCTGTTATGGATTTAATTCGTGCCAAAACAGATAAAGCCATGAATATAGCGTTAAAGCAATTAGATGGGAAACTATCGAAACTCGTTCATCAATTAAGGCAAAAATTAATTGAAACGGTAGCACATGTGGAAGTGAACATTGACTATCCAGAGTATGATGATGTAGAAGAAATGTCGCATCAAATGTTAAAAGAACAAACAGAAGAAGTGTACCGAGAAGTAGAACGGTTATTAAGCATGGCGAAACAGGGTAAGATCTTACGTGAAGGTATTGCAACAGCCATTATTGGGCGTCCAAATGTAGGAAAGTCTTCGTTGCTTAACGCATTTGTACAGGAAACAAAGGCGATTGTAACGGATATTCCAGGTACAACGAGAGATGTGATAGAGGAATATGTAAATGTCCGAGGTATTCCGTTACGATTAGTTGATACAGCAGGTATTCGAGAAACAGAGGATATTGTCGAACGAATCGGTGTAGAACGTTCTCGTCAAGCGTTAAAAGAGTCTGACTTAATATTACTAGTGCTGAATTATGGTGAGGAATTAACAGAGGAAGACCGTAATCTTTTTAAAGCAGTTGAAGGCTTAGAATATATAGTGATCGTCAATAAGACAGACTTGGATCAAAAATTACAATTAGAAGAAGTGAAGCATTTAGCTGGTGATCAAAAAGTAATAACGACTACATTAATTGAAGATAAAGGTATGGATGCTTTAGAAGATGCTATTGCAAATACCTTTTTCGCTGGAGATTTAGACAGCGGTGACTTAACGTATGTTTCGAATGTACGTCATATTCAATTATTACAACAAACCTTAAAGGCATTGGAAGAAGCAATAGACGCGATGGATGCGGATATGCCTATTGACTTGGTACAAATTGATGTTACAAGAGCTTGGGAGTTATTAGGTGAGATAGTAGGAGATACGATGCAAGACAGTTTGATTGATCAACTGTTTTCACAATTCTGCTTAGGAAAATAA